A stretch of DNA from Streptomyces sp. NBC_01197:
GTCGTCGAACCCGTCGCCCTCGGAGATCGCGGCGAGCCGGGCAGCGGTGTCCATGAACGCGGGATCCACCCGGTGCACCGCCCGGTACAGCGGCAGGGCAGCGGCGCTGCGCCCGGTCCCCTCGTGGGCGCGGGCGAGCCAGTAGCGCAGCTCCTTGCGCTGCGGCTGCTCGCTGCGGCACCGCATCAGGGCCGCCGAGAGCAGCGGTTCCGCCTGCCCGTACATCTCCAGGCGCACCCGCGCCATCCCGCCGAACAGTCCCGCCTCGATCCCCAGGACCGGATCGTCGACCAGCGACGCGGTGTACCGCACCAGCCGTTCCCAGTCCTTGGCGAGGTACGCGCGGCACGCGTGCAGGAACCGCACCTGCGGATCGGTATCCACCGGCGGCAGCCCCGCCAGCGCCCGGTCCAGCTCCGGCACATGGCGTCCGTCCAGCCAGTGCGAGGCGTGCGCGAGGAGCAGATCGCGCGGGCTCTCCAGTACCGGCTGCACCCACCAGCCCAGCCAGTACCAGGAGTTGAGCGTGCGGCACAGCCTGCCGCGCTGCTCGCCGAACCGCTCCCGGTGCCGGAACATCCGCAGTAACGCCGTGGTGGTGTCCACCCGCAGCGCATGCAGTCCGAGCCAGCCGTCCGCCATCCCCGGATCGAGCCGCACCGCGGCCCGGAACTCCTCCTCCGCCTGTGGGTACGCCCCCATCGTGTAGGCGTCCACGCCTCTCAGCCAGGCGAGATCGGCCGGGGCGTGCGAGCCCTGCGTGCCGAAATCCATCACGTCCCCCACAGACCGTGCCCCCGTACCGTGCCGCCGGGCTCAGCGCCCTGCGACCTGTGAACCGCTGTGCAGCGGACGGGAATTGACCGGCGCCGCCCGAAGGGCATCGTACCTGCGCAGAGGCCCGGTACCGAAGGGTGCCGTGGTACCGGCTGACCTGGGGGAGGGGCTTGCTCACGGTGACCGAGGGTGAGCGATCAGCGAGGTGGGCAGTCCGTTTGGGACGGGAATGGGCAGAACGAAGCCCCCGATCACGGGGGAACAACCGGGGGCTTCGCGTCTGCGGCGGCTTCGAAAAGCCGCACATTGAGAACGTAAGACCTGTACGGGCCCTGGGTCAAGCGGAGTTGAAGCACTGGAAGGGCGGTTTTCCGCCGGGCGCCGGCCCTGGGGGAGGTCATGACTATGTGTGACCAAATGGATCGCTCACGCGGTCACTGAGGGGGCCCGGAACCACTCGTAACCCTTGTGACACTCACGGACCAGCAGATCCGCGAATGGCCGGGAAGGGTCCCCGGCGAAGTGCCGGGCCTCCGCCGCCGTCCAGCCGTCCCAGAAGTCCGTCAGGGCCGGACCGTCGCGGTGGCGGCCCCGTGCCCAGGACGCGGCCTGGCCCCGGTCCATCCAGAGCAGCTGGGCGAGATACGGGCGCAGAGCCCGGCGGCCGGCCCCCACCCCTTCGACAATGACGACGTCAGTCGCGTCGATGGTCCGCTCGGCTCCGAAGCGGCGCAGCGTCCAGTCGTACGGTGCGTACCGGGCGGCCTCGCCGCGGGTGAACGGCCCGATCACCTGCGAGCTCAGCCGCCCGGTCCAGTCGAACAGCTCCTGGTGGGTGGCGAGATCGTCCAGATGGAGTACGGGCGCACCACCCAGCGCCTCGGCGAGCCTGGCCGAGAAGGTGCTCTTCCCCGAGCCCGCGTGGCCGTCCACCGCGACCAGCCGAACCGGCCCGCAGGAGACGGGCCGTGCACGGATGGCGGCGGCGAGGCGGTCGAGGTCTTCCATGGGGCCAGCCTAGAAGCAGTTGGCGGGGCCGCAGGTCACGCCAGTGGTCGAGACCAATATTGGTGGCAGGACGCGAGGTGAATCACTGGCAGAAAGGCGTCGTGAGCCGCGATAGTTGGCCCACTGTCGTGCAGTCGTCGCCCCATCCGTATCCGACTGGGGGTCCACCAACGTGACCAGTACCACTCCGCGCAGAACCGTCCTCGCCGCAGCGGTCGCCGCTGCGGCCGCAGCCGCGGCTTCCGCCGCACCCGCTGTCGCCGCCCCGGTCGCCCCGAACGGCGCGCCGGCCGCCCCGCACACCCCGCAGGCCGCCGGGGGAGGGCCCGTGACCCCGCTCGTGGACAACAGCGTCTGGGCCTCGTACACCGACTGGCGCTGCGGTGAGGCCGACGGCACCACGGCTGTTCCCGGCCACCGCTCCGGGCTGGTCATCACGGCCCCCGCGGGCCGCACCGACTACACCGATCCGCACACCGGGAAGACCACGGGCTGGGAGTACGCGACCTGGACCTCGCCGGTCCACCACTCACGGGTCCCGGCCACCGAGGCCGTCGCGTCCTGGAACGCGCACACCCCGGCAGGCACCTGGATCCAGGTCGAGCTGCGCGGCAGCTACACCGACGGCACCGAGACCCCCTGGTACGTGATGGGCCGCTGGGCCTCCGGCGACACGGACATCCGGCGGACGTCCCTCGACGGCCAGGGTGACGGCAAGAGCTCCGTCTCGACCGACACCTTCGCCATCGGCGACGCCGCGAGCGGGCTGCGGCTGGTCTCGTACCGGCTGCGGCTGACGCTGTACCGCACCCCGGGCACCCGGCTCACGCCCACCGTCCGGCGGGTCGGAGCGATGGCATCGGACGTCCCGGACCGGTTCACCGTCCCGCCGTCGGTACCGCGGATCTCCCGCGAGCTGACCGTCCCGCGCTTCTCGCAGAACATCCACGCGGGCCAGTACCCCCAGTACGACAACGGCGGCGAGGCCTGGTGCAGCCCCACTTCGTCCTCGATGATCATCAAGTACTGGGGGCGCGGGCCCACCGCCGCCGACCTGGCCTGGATCGATCCGTCGTACGCCGACCCCGAGGTCTGCCAGGCGGCCCGCTGCACCTACGACTACCAGTACGAGGGCTGCGGCAACTGGCCCTTCAACGCCGCCTACGCGGCGACGTACGAGGGCATGAGCGCCGTGGTCACCAGGCTGGGTTCGCTCGCCGACCTGGAGACCCTGATCAGCGTGGGCATCCCCGTCATCACCTCGCAGTCCTTCCTCAAGGAGGAGCTGACCGGCGCCGGGTACGGCACGTCGGGACATCTGATGACGGTGATCGGCTTCACCGCCGACGGCGATGTGATCGCCAACGACCCCGCCTCACCGAACGACAACGCGGTCCGCCATGTGTACCGGCGCGCCGAGTGGGAGAACATCTGGCTCCGCACGAAGCGGCACGACGCGAAGGGCAAGGTCGTAAGCGGTACCGGCGGGGTCTGTTACATCTACTGGCCCGCTGACCCGGCACGGAACCAGCACCGGGTTCTGAAGTCGCTCGGCCTGCTGTGAGCGTGGACGGCGCCTCCCCGATCACCACGTGGTCATCGTGCTGGCGCTGGGCATCGTGATCGCTCCGACGTCGGCGGGTCAGGGATTCCTGGACATCCTGCGTCAGCTCGCGAGCGGCGTCACCCAGGCCGGCCGATGAGTCCCCGCGCGAAGGTCAGCCGTCGAGGCCAGGGCCCCGGCGCCCTGAACGCAGCCTGAACACCTTCGTTCCCGGCGTGACTCGGGTGGGACGAGGTCTGTTGGGCAGCGCGAAACAGGGCGACCTCGGCAAGGGAGATGGTTCGATGCGTCACGGAAACGCGCTGCGCGATGCGATCGGTACGGCGGGAACGACGCCGTTGATCGGTGTGTACGACATGTACTCGGCGTCGATCGCGGCCTCGCACTACGACGGGATGTTCGTGTCGGGCTTCGGCTTCGCCGCATCCCACTACGGGCTGCCGGACATCGGGTTCATCGCCTGGCCGGACATGCTGGCCTTCGTGGAAAGGCTCCGCGGAGCCTTTCCGGCCCACCACCTCCTGGTGGATGTCGATGACGGCTACGGCGATCCGGAAGTGGCCGGCCACGTCGTGCGGCGTCTGGAGCGGGCCGGCGCCTCGGGGGTGATCCTGGAGGACCAGAAGCGCCCCCGCCGGTGCGGGCACGTGGCCGGGAAGCAGATCCTGCCGCTCGACGAGTACCTCGAAAAGCTGGAACGGGTGCTGGCCTGCCGGACCGATCTCCTGGTGGTGGCGCGGACGGACGCCACCGAGGAGGCGGAGATCCTGACGAGGGCCAAGGCGCTGGCGGCCACCGACGCGGATGTGGTGCTGGTGGACGGGGTGCGCGATGTGGCGGCGATCCGGCGCATCCGGGAGAGCATCGGCGACAAGCCGTTGCTGTTCAACCAGATCGCGGGAGGCCGCTCCCCACGGCTTTCGCTGCCCGAACTGAGCGAAGCCGGTGTGGACGTGGCGATCTACAGCACGCCGTGCCTGTTCGCGGCGCACGAGGCGATGGACAGTGCGCTGGCCGGACTCCGGGCAGCGGACGGACGGCTGCCCGCAGCCGAGGGCGGCGGGATCGGTGTCGCCCAGTCCATCGAGCTGCTGAACGGCAATCTCAGGGGAACGCGCACGGCTCCCGCGCTGTGACGCCCCGGGGCAGGTGAGGTGGTACGGGGGACCGGCTCACGCACGTAGTACCTGGGTATCACGGGCACGGCCAGGACGAGCCCTGGGTACCACGGTGGACGCGTTCCCCGCTCTTAGCGTGGGGCGATGCGAGCCGGAACCGTCCGGCTGCCTGAGGTGAGGGCGAACCGATGATCGAGGCGCACCAGTTGTCCAAACGCTACGGGGACAAGGCGGCGGTCGATCGCCTCGACTTCACGGTTCTGCCCGGCACCGTGACCGGCTTTCTCGGTCCGAACGGTGCGGGGAAGTCGACGACCATGCGGATGATCGTGGGCCTGGATGCGCCGACCAGCGGTTCGGTCACTGTCAACGGCCGCCCCTATGCCGAGCACACCGCACCACTCCAGGAGGTCGGTGCGCTGCTCGAAGCCAAGTCGATCCATCCCGGACGCTCGGCCTTCAACCACCTGATGGCGCAGGCCTACACCCATGGGATCCCGCGGCGGCGGGTGGACGAGGTCATCGAGATGACCGGTCTGCAGCAGGTGGCGAAGCGCCGGGCCGGCGCGTTCTCCCTCGGGATGGGGCAGCGGCTGGGGATAGCGGCCGCCCTGCTGGGTGATCCTGCGACGATCATGCTCGACGAACCGGTCAACGGCCTGGACCCCGAGGGGGTTCTGTGGATCAGGAATCTGCTCATCGGCCTGGCCGACGAGGGGCGTACCGTCTTCGTCTCCTCGCACCTGATGAGCGAGATGGCACTGATCGCCGATCACCTCATCATTGTCGGCCGTGGCAGGCTGCTGGCCGATACCACGGTCCACGACCTGGTGAGGCAGGCAGGCGGTGACACGGTCAAGGTCGCCAGCTCCGACCCGGTCCGGCTGCGCGAGGCGCTCACCGGCCCCGGCGTCGACATCACCGGCCGGGCAGGCTCGGAAGAGCTGCAGGTCACCGGCCTCTCCGCGCGCGACATCGGGACCCGGGCCGCCGAGCACTCCATCGTGGTGTACGAACTGACCGCCAAGACCGTCTCGCTGGAACAGGCATTCATGGACCTGACCCGGGATTCCGTCGAGTACCACGGCTCCGCCGCAGGCACCGAGACCACCAGGAGCGCCGCATGAGCACCGTCACAGAAGCTCCGGTCAGCAGCAGCCCGGTACAGGCGGTGCGGCCGTCCTACCGGGTGAGCGGCCGCCGGGTGCTGCGTTCGGAGTGGGCCAAACTCTGGTCCCTGCGCTCCACCTGGATCACCCTGGGCCTCGCCCTGGTCTTCATGGTGGCTTTCGGTCTCATCGCGTCGGCCCGCTACAAGTCGGGCATCGGGTCCGGAAGGCCCATGGACAGGGACTTCGCCGACGCCACGGCTGTGAGCCTGTCCCTCTTCGGGACGAACTTCGCCCAGCTGGCACTTGGCGTCCTCGGCGTGCTGGTCGCCGCCGGGGAGTACTCGACCGGGATGATCCGGTCCACCCTGGCCGCGGTCCCGCGCCGGCTGCCGGTTCTGTGGTCCAAGGCCGCCGTGTTCGGGGTGATCGCCCTCGTACTCAGCAGCGTCGGCGCCGTCGTCGTCTTCCTCTTCGGCAGCATTATCGTCTCGGGTACGCCCGCGGCGCTCTCCCTGTCGGACGCGGGTGTCGTGCGCAGCCTCCTGGGAGCGGGCCTCTACCTCGGTCTGGTCGGTGTGCTCGGTGTCGCCCTGGGCGCGCTGCTGCGCTCGGTCGCCGGAGGTATCTCGGTTCTGGTCGGCGCTCTGATGCTGGTGCCGGGACTGGTATCGCTGCTGCCCAGTTCCTGGCGGGACAACATCAGCCCCTACCTGCCGAGTAACGCGGGCGAATCGATCTTCGCGCTCCACAACACCGCCCCGGCGCTCTCGGCGGGCGCCGGTCTGGCGGTGTTCGCCGGGTGGACGGTGCTGGCCCTGGCGGCAGCCGCCTACCGGCTCACGCGCACCGACGTCTGACCAGCGGCGAGCGGGACATACGCCCCGCCCGTACGTACCCGGATCCCGCCGGATGACTCCGCCTCCCCCTCGGCGGGGTCACCCGGCGGGTCGCGGATGATGGGGTGGTGACACACATGGCGAACGAGGACCTCCTGTGGGAACACCCACTGGTGTCCCGGCTGATACGTGGCGGACGACGCCTGCGCCAGGACCACCGGAGCAGGCCGTGGCTGCTGAACACCGGGCTGGTCGTCCTCGTCCTGCTGTTCTTCGGCCTTCCTGACCTGCTGCACCGGGGCGATCACGACGAACTCGTCCGGGTCACGGACTTCCCGGTGGTGGGCGCTGTCGCGCTGCAGCTGGGCCTGACACTGCCGCTGCTGTGGCGGCGCGGCAGGCCCGGTACCGTGTTCGCCGCCGTGATGACGGTCTTCCTGCTCCAGTGGTCGATGGATGTGTGGCTGCACATCGATATCGCTCTGTTCATCGCCCTCTACGGCGTGGCGAGGCGGGGCGGGCTGCGCTACCTGCCGTGGGTCTGTGGTGTCACGGTGGCCGCAATGGTGCTGGTGGTTCTTCGGGTCTCCACCGTGGCGTCGCCTTTCGAGGCCATGTTCTTCCTGTGCAGCGCCGCCACCGCGGCGGTCGCCCTCGGCCTGGGCGTACGGATCGGCCAGGCACACCTGGGGGCGCTGCGGGAGCGCGCGGCCAGACTGGAACGCGAGCGGGAGCAGCAGAACAGACTGGCCGCCGCTGCCGAACGGGCCCGGGTGGCACGGGAGATGCACGACATCATCGGCCACAACCTGTCCGTGATCATCGGCCTCGCCGACGGCGGCTCCTACGCAGCCGACGTCGTACCCGAACGAAGCAAGGAAGCGCTCCAGCTGATCGCGGGGACCAGCCGGCAGGCGCTCGGCGAGCTGCGCCGGATGCTCGGCGTGCTCCGGGAGGAACCCGGGCCCCAGCCGCAGGGGCGGCCCGAACTCAGTCCGCAACCCGGAATCGCCGACCTCGAAGCCCTGTGCGAACGGGTCCGCGTCGCCGGGCCCGAGGTGGCCTACCGCACCGCCGGTGGCCTGGACACCCTGAATGAGGGGGTGCAGCTGACGGTCTACAGAATCGCCCAGGAGTCGCTGACCAACGCTCTCAAGCACGCCGGACCGGACACCAGGACCTCCCTCACGGTGGCCGCTGAGGCCGGGGGGATCCGTATCCGGGTCGAGGACACGGGCCCGGCCGACGGCCGGACGGTTCCGGCCCGTCCGGGCACCGGACACACCGAGGCGGGGCGATCCTGGCCCAGCGGGCAGGGCATCGCCGGCATGGCCGAGCGTGCAGCCCTCTACGGCGGCACCGTCACGGCCGGGCCGAGGCCGGGCGGCGGCTGGGCGGTGGAAACCCGGCTGGACCTCGCTCCGCCTCCGGCCGTGCCTGCCGGCGCGCACCGGTCGGAGGCGTCATGACGACAGTGCTCATCGTCGACGACCAGCCCTTGCAGCGCTTCGGCTTCCGTATGCTCCTGGAGAGCACCCCCCACACCGAGGTCGTCGGCGAGGCGGCACACGGCGCGGAGGCTGTCCGGGCGACTGCCGAACTACGGCCCGACGTCGTGCTGATGGACGTGCGGATGCCGGGCATCGACGGCATCGAAGCCACCCGCCGCATCGTGGCAGCCGGCGGCCGTTCCCGGATCCTGGTGCTGACCACCTTCGACCTGGACGAATACGCTCACGCGGCGCTGCGCGCCGGAGCAAGCGGCTTCCTCCTCAAGGACGCCCTGCCCGAGGAACTCCTCGCCGGCATTCGCGCGGTGGCCGGTGGAGACGCGGTCATCGCCCCCGCGCTCACCCGCAGACTCCTCGATGCCTACGCGCACCACCTGCCCGTCCGGGCCCCGGAGGAGGTACGAGCGGACGACACCCGGCTGAGCTCGCTGACCGAGCGGGAACACCAGATCCTGGTCGCTCTGGGACAGGGCTGGACCAATGGCGAGATCGCGGAACGGCTGGTGCTCTCCGGGTCGACCGTGAAGACACATGTCGGCCGGGTGCTGGCGAAGATGGGCGCCAGGGACCGGGTGCAGGCGGTGATCCTGGCGTACGACCTCGGCCTGACCCGGCCGAACCGGCCGCGGTGACGCGGGGACTCGTTCAGGGCCGTCGGCCGGAAGGGCCGCGCAGGCGGGGTCCCGTCGCTCCCGGGAGGTGCTGCGGGAGCGACGGAACACGTCGGCGAGTGGACCGACGTCGCTGGCCGGGCGGCTACTTCGCTACGACGGCGACCGGTGCGTCCCAGGCGTCCCGGTCGATGGTGAGGGTGCCCCCGGTGTGGGTCACCTTCTTGTTGACGGCGAACTGGTGGCCGCGGCGGTGCCCGGTGTACAGGGTCGAGGCGTACGGGAAGCCCTTGGTGGTGGAGTAGATGTCGTCGTAGCGCGCGTACCAGAGGATCTCCGGCAGGTCGGTGCGCGTCTTGGCGTTGGCGATGACGGCGGCGCTGGAGTTGCTGAACCCGTAGAAGCCGGACCAGTAACCCTTGGCCTTGACGGTCTTGTCGAAGGAACGGACGTAGGCGAGCACGGTGTTCACGCAGGACGTGTTGGCCGGATCGAAGTACTCCATGTCCAGGTAGACCGGGCTGCCCGTCTTCATGCCGAGCCCCGCCTCCTTCGCCACGGCGTCGGCGGCGTCGGTGGCACCGAGCGAGGTGGCGTTGGTGGCGGTCATCTTCTCCGGGTTGTTGCTGGTCTGACACGGCGGCTGCGCGCCGACGTACAGCGGGATCAGCTTCCAGCCGGTGGCGCTCACGGACTTCACCCAGGAGGCGGTGAGCTGCGGCTGGGCACAGCCCCGGTTCTTCCCGCCGACATACACGGCAGCGCCGCGGTAGACGGAGGAGGTGTACCAGCCCTTCATCGCGGTCAGCGAGGGGGCGGTGCAGGTGTCGAAGGCGTGTCCGGTGAAGACCGCGGGCGCGGGCCGGGCGACGGCGGTGGCGTTCGCGGACTCCGCCGCGAAGGCGCCGCCGGCCAGGACGCTCATGCCTGCCAGGGACATGGCGATATAGCGCCGCTTTTTGGATATGCGGTGATTCGGCACAGAGACCTCGACGGTTCTCGAAGGAGGAGGAACAAGAGAGCAGAGAAGTGGCCGGAGACGGGCACTCGGGCAGCCGTCTCGGCGGAGGAGCAGCATCTCACGACGGTGATCAACTCGGGCAGGTTGTGGAGACGTTGTGCCGAGCTGTGATCGAAGCTTGACGTGCTCATTACCTCAGCGAGGCCGGGGCGTCCTTCACGGCGCCGTGTGGGCGTAGTACAGCGTGTACGCCCCATAGGTCACGGAGACCGCGGCAACGGTGGCGATGAGGACGACTGCGGTGCGCGGCCGGGCTTTCGTCAGGGCGAGTGCGGGGGGAAGCAGCAGAGGAAACGCGGGCAGCAGGAAGCGTGGCCGGGAGGCGTAGTACCCGGTGCCGCCGATCGCGATGACGAGGAGCACGAAGGAGTAGACGACCAGGGGCACCGGTGGCCGGTCCATGGTGAGCAGGACGAGCGCGGCCACGGCGGCGAGCAGGACGGCGGCGGCCATGTCGTAGGCCAGATGCGGGGCGGCGCCCCGGTCCGTGAAGAGCCGCCGGACGAAGTGGAACTCACTTGCTCCGAAGTCGAAGCGGGAGCCCCATTCCCGCTGGATCCTGAAGTAGCCGAGCGGGCTGCCGGAGCGGTTGCCCACCCAGGCCGCGTAGCCGAGCCAGCCGAGCGGTGCGAGGGCCGCGCCGACCCAGATCCGCCAGTCACGCCGGGCATCTTCGCCCCGCCGGAGTGCGAGTCCTGCCGCGCAGAGAACCGCGACCACGACAGCGATGGCGTTGGGGCGTGCCAGCCCGGCGAGCAGGGCCAGAATTCCGGCCCACAGCCGGCGGCGGGTGAGGAGCGCGTACAGCGACCATGCGGCCAGCGCCGTCATCAGCGGCTCGCTGTAGGCCATCGTCTCCACGACGGCGTGCGGGAGCAGCCCCCACAGCAGGACGAGGAAGGTCCCGGTCCGGCGGCCGTGGAGACGCTCACCGACGGCGTAGATGCCCCAGGCGGCGGCCCCCGCGGAGAGCCAGGCCACGAGCAGTCCGGCAATCGTCAGGCTGATCGGAGCGAGTGTGGCGACTCCCCGCTCCAGACCGGGAAAGAGCGGGAAGAACGCCAGATCGCTGCGCGTCGTGCCGGGAAGCCTGCCGGGCACCACGGTGCCGTAGCCGTGCCGGGCGATGTGTGCGTACCACTTGCTGTCCCAGGAATCGCCCAGCGCTGCCCATACCGGCCGGTGCGTCGTCAGGGCGACAGTGGCCGCCACGGCCAGGCCCGCCAGGCGTACCGCGGCGTACAGCGCCAGAGCCGGAGCGGCCCTGCGCAGTGCGCCACGCGCCCGGCGCGCCGGGCGGAGGGCGCGCTCGGTACGGGGAGGTGCGCTCACCAGAGGATCAGCAGGCACCACGCACCTCCGCTCCGCTGCCGGTGCGACGAGACGCACTGATTCCCGCTCGTCCTGGACCGGGACACCCCGCCTCCCGATGTTGCGCGGCGGGTGCCGCGGGCGCGAGCGGGGCAGGGCAGGCGGGTGGCGGCCCGGAGGGGCAGGAGTGCCGGATGGGACGGGGCGGCACTCAGGATGTGTTCAGGTTTCTGCTGGCACGGTCTGGCGTCATGACATCCGATACGTACAGCAGGCCCGGCGCGGCTCGTGGCCACGGCCTGCGCTTGAACAAGGTTCCCGAGGTCACCGTCTACTTCTGGGCGATCAAAGTGCTCTGCACGACGGTCGGCGAGACCGGGGCCGACTATCTCAATTCCCAGATGGGGCTGGGGCTGACCGGTACCTCGCTCGTCATGAGTGTGCTGCTGGTGGTGGCCCTGATCGTCCAGTTCCGCGCCACCGCCTACCGGCCGGGGATCTACTGGCTGGCCGTGGTGCTGATCAGTGTGGTCGGCACCCTGATCAGCGACAATCTGACCGACAACCTGGGAGTGCCGCTGCAGGACACCACCGCCGCGTTCGCCGCGGTGCTCGCGGTGGTGTTCGTCGCCTGGTACAGGGCCGAGCGGACGCTTTCCATCCACAACATCGACACGGTGAGCCGGGAGGTCTACTACTGGCTCGCCGTGCTCTTCACCTTCGCGCTGGGAACGGCCGCCGGTGACCTCGTCGCCGAGCAGCTGTCCCTGGGCTACTGGGTGTCCGCGGTGCTGTTCGCGCTGGCCATCGCCGCGATCGGGGTGGCGCACTTCGCGATGGGCCTGAACGCCGTCTGGAGCTTCTGGATCGCCTACGTGCTCACGCGCCCGCTGGGAGCGTCCATGGGCGACTACCTCTCGCAGCCGACCGGCGACGGCGGGCTCGGCCTGGGAACCACGGTGACCAGCGTGTTGTTCCTTGCGGTGATTCTGGCACTGGTCGTGTACCTGACCGTGGCGCGGCGGGACTCGACGGAGCGCCGGGAACTCATCCAGCGGGCAGACTGACCACGAACCGGGCACCGGTGGCGTGCAGTTCGTCGTAACGCACATCGCCACCTGCGGAGCGGGCCAGGCGTCGCGCGAGCGACAGCCCCAGGCCCGCTCCGGTGTGCTCGTCGTCGGGGGCCGCGCGCCGGCCGGGGTGGAACAGGTACGGCACGAACGGCCCCGGCACGCCGGGCCCGTCGTCGGTGACATCGATCCGTACGCCACCCGGCAGGGGGGACACGTGCAGGCTGACACCCGAGTCGGCATGGCGCAGACCGTTGTCGAGGAGCGGGCCGACGATGCGTTCGAGCAGCGCGGGGGAGACCCCGGCAGACAGTTCCGGGTCTCCGCCCACGACGGTGAGCCCTGGAGTCCGCGGGCCGCTCGGCCCGCTCGGGCCCTCGGCCAGTCGGTTCAGTACCGCCAGGACGACAGCGGTGCCGGGTTCGCTGCGAGCGCCGGCGCGCGCGTCGTCGAGCAGGGTCTCGCAGATCGCCCGCATGGACTGAGCGGCGTCCGCGACGGCCAGTTGGCCGGCCCGGGTTTCCTGCGCCGTACGGGGACGGGCCTGCAACCAGTCGAGTTCGGCGACGATCCTGGCCAGCGGATTGCGCAGCTCGTGCGACAGTTCCTTGGTCAGCTGCTGTTCGTGCCGCAGTACTGCCCGTATGCGGTCCAGGAGCGCGTCCAACGAGCCGCCCAGCTGGGTGAGTTCGGTCGGTCCCGCCCTGCCGCGGAAGCGTTCGTCGGAGTCGGCGGCGCTCCACCGGGTGGCCTGGTCCGTCATGGTGTGCACCGGGCGCAGGGCCCGCCCCACCGCCAGTCGGGTGAGGGCGTAGGTACAGGCCAGCATGGTGATGTCCAGTGCGATGGACGCGAGGAGCAGGGTGTCGGCGGAGCTGAGGTAGGGCGCGAGGTCCAGTGCGGTGACCACGACCGCGCGAGGCGCGGCGCCGTCGGTCGTCGGGACGGCTACGGCACACAGCCGGACCGCCCTGCCGGCATGCAGGGTCGTGCAGCCCTGCCCGCCGTGGCCGGCGAGGGCGTCGGCGGCGCGGGTGAGGGGGCGTGCGCCGGAGCTGTTCGGCGGATGTTCGAGCAGCAGCCCGCCCGCGTAGATCCACACGTTGTCGTCCAGCAGTGCGTCGTTCGGCGATTCCAGCACCCTTACGGAGCCGCCAACCGTGTCGACCGTCGTGGCGACAGCGGTGGCCCGGGTGCGCAGATGGTCGTCGGCCTGGTGCTGGAGCCGCTGCTGGGCGATCGTATTGAAGACGACAGTGAGAATCGCCATCAGCAACAGGGCGGTGGCCACCGCGACCAGGGAGAGCCGGCCACGCAGGGTGCGCGGCCACAACCAGGCCGGACAGGCCGTCATGAGAGCCGGTGACCGACACCGCGGGCGGTGCTGATCGTCAGCGCGCTGCCCGTGTCGCGGAGCTTCCGGCGGAGCCGGGTGAGGTACTGGTCCAGGCTGTTGTCGCTGACCTGGGAGCCCTCCGGCCAGCCTGCCCTGATCAGCTCGCGCCTGTGGACGATGGCCCCCGCCGATGCCATGAGTGCGGCGAGCAGCCGGAACTCGGTCGGCGTCAGCGCGGCCGAGGTGCCCCGGACCGCCATCGAGTGCCGGACGGCGTCCAGGACCAGGTCGCCCGTACTGGCGGGGGAGGGCGGCCCGGTGCGCTTGAGCGCGGCCCGCAGTC
This window harbors:
- a CDS encoding uridine kinase family protein — its product is MEDLDRLAAAIRARPVSCGPVRLVAVDGHAGSGKSTFSARLAEALGGAPVLHLDDLATHQELFDWTGRLSSQVIGPFTRGEAARYAPYDWTLRRFGAERTIDATDVVIVEGVGAGRRALRPYLAQLLWMDRGQAASWARGRHRDGPALTDFWDGWTAAEARHFAGDPSRPFADLLVRECHKGYEWFRAPSVTA
- a CDS encoding peptidase C39 family protein — encoded protein: MTSTTPRRTVLAAAVAAAAAAAASAAPAVAAPVAPNGAPAAPHTPQAAGGGPVTPLVDNSVWASYTDWRCGEADGTTAVPGHRSGLVITAPAGRTDYTDPHTGKTTGWEYATWTSPVHHSRVPATEAVASWNAHTPAGTWIQVELRGSYTDGTETPWYVMGRWASGDTDIRRTSLDGQGDGKSSVSTDTFAIGDAASGLRLVSYRLRLTLYRTPGTRLTPTVRRVGAMASDVPDRFTVPPSVPRISRELTVPRFSQNIHAGQYPQYDNGGEAWCSPTSSSMIIKYWGRGPTAADLAWIDPSYADPEVCQAARCTYDYQYEGCGNWPFNAAYAATYEGMSAVVTRLGSLADLETLISVGIPVITSQSFLKEELTGAGYGTSGHLMTVIGFTADGDVIANDPASPNDNAVRHVYRRAEWENIWLRTKRHDAKGKVVSGTGGVCYIYWPADPARNQHRVLKSLGLL
- a CDS encoding isocitrate lyase/PEP mutase family protein; the encoded protein is MRHGNALRDAIGTAGTTPLIGVYDMYSASIAASHYDGMFVSGFGFAASHYGLPDIGFIAWPDMLAFVERLRGAFPAHHLLVDVDDGYGDPEVAGHVVRRLERAGASGVILEDQKRPRRCGHVAGKQILPLDEYLEKLERVLACRTDLLVVARTDATEEAEILTRAKALAATDADVVLVDGVRDVAAIRRIRESIGDKPLLFNQIAGGRSPRLSLPELSEAGVDVAIYSTPCLFAAHEAMDSALAGLRAADGRLPAAEGGGIGVAQSIELLNGNLRGTRTAPAL
- a CDS encoding ABC transporter ATP-binding protein; the encoded protein is MIEAHQLSKRYGDKAAVDRLDFTVLPGTVTGFLGPNGAGKSTTMRMIVGLDAPTSGSVTVNGRPYAEHTAPLQEVGALLEAKSIHPGRSAFNHLMAQAYTHGIPRRRVDEVIEMTGLQQVAKRRAGAFSLGMGQRLGIAAALLGDPATIMLDEPVNGLDPEGVLWIRNLLIGLADEGRTVFVSSHLMSEMALIADHLIIVGRGRLLADTTVHDLVRQAGGDTVKVASSDPVRLREALTGPGVDITGRAGSEELQVTGLSARDIGTRAAEHSIVVYELTAKTVSLEQAFMDLTRDSVEYHGSAAGTETTRSAA
- a CDS encoding ABC transporter permease, whose product is MSTVTEAPVSSSPVQAVRPSYRVSGRRVLRSEWAKLWSLRSTWITLGLALVFMVAFGLIASARYKSGIGSGRPMDRDFADATAVSLSLFGTNFAQLALGVLGVLVAAGEYSTGMIRSTLAAVPRRLPVLWSKAAVFGVIALVLSSVGAVVVFLFGSIIVSGTPAALSLSDAGVVRSLLGAGLYLGLVGVLGVALGALLRSVAGGISVLVGALMLVPGLVSLLPSSWRDNISPYLPSNAGESIFALHNTAPALSAGAGLAVFAGWTVLALAAAAYRLTRTDV
- a CDS encoding sensor histidine kinase, with the protein product MANEDLLWEHPLVSRLIRGGRRLRQDHRSRPWLLNTGLVVLVLLFFGLPDLLHRGDHDELVRVTDFPVVGAVALQLGLTLPLLWRRGRPGTVFAAVMTVFLLQWSMDVWLHIDIALFIALYGVARRGGLRYLPWVCGVTVAAMVLVVLRVSTVASPFEAMFFLCSAATAAVALGLGVRIGQAHLGALRERAARLEREREQQNRLAAAAERARVAREMHDIIGHNLSVIIGLADGGSYAADVVPERSKEALQLIAGTSRQALGELRRMLGVLREEPGPQPQGRPELSPQPGIADLEALCERVRVAGPEVAYRTAGGLDTLNEGVQLTVYRIAQESLTNALKHAGPDTRTSLTVAAEAGGIRIRVEDTGPADGRTVPARPGTGHTEAGRSWPSGQGIAGMAERAALYGGTVTAGPRPGGGWAVETRLDLAPPPAVPAGAHRSEAS